In the genome of Elusimicrobiota bacterium, the window TCAAAAATTACGAAAATGCATTGAATTTTATCAACAATTATACATCTGAAAATAAACTTGTAGTAAAAGCGGACGGCCTTGCGGCGGGAAAAGGTGTAATAATATGCGATAACAAAAGTGTGGCAAAAGAAGCTATAAATAGAATAATGAAAGAAAAGGTCTTTGGGGATGCGGGTAAAGAAATTGTAATAGAAGAGTTTTTGGATGGAGAAGAAGCGTCTCTTCAGATTTTTCTTGATTCAAAAAATTATCTTCTTATGCTTTCCGCGCAGGACCACAAAAGGGCAAACGACGGTGATAAAGGGCCGAATACAGGCGGAATGGGAGCATATTCACCTGCTCCGATTATTGATGAAAAGACTATTAAACTGATTGAAAAACAAATCATTAAACCTTTTATCAAAGGACTTAAAGAAGAAGGCATTGATTACCGCGGCGTTCTTTATATAGGTCTTATGATTGTAAAAGGAAATCCCTTTGTTGTTGAATTTAACTGCAGATTTGGGGATCCGGAAACCCAAGTTGTACTGCCTCTAATGAAATCCGACATTGTTGAAATAATGGAAAGCACGATTTCAGCTACATTAGACAAGCAGAACCTAGAATGGTATAATAGTACTGCAACATGCGTAGTTATTGCCTCCGGAGGATATCCGGGCGACTACAAAAAAGGATTTGAAATTAAAGGGCTTGATACCGCACAAAAAATAAAAGATGTCATGATTTTTCATGCAGGAACATCTTATAGTAGCGGTAAAATTGTAAATTCAGGGGGAAGAGTTTTAGGTGTAACCGGGATAGGAAAAAATATCTCGGAATCCGTCAAAAAAGCTTATGAAGGGGTTTCGGAAATAAGTTTTGAAGGTATGCATTTCAGAAAAGATATAGCCAGGAGAGCGCTAATAAAATCATGAAAAAAATGAAGCCTAAAAAGCAGAATAAAAAAACTAAGAAGTTTTCAATTAAAGGCGCTGGGCGGAATTCCGCAAATCCTGAAAATTATTACCGCAAACCTAAAAATCGCGGGATAAAAGTTGCAATTATCGTGGGTTCGGATTCGGACCTTCCTGTTATTCAGTTAACTGCCAAAGCTTTGGAAGATTTTTCAATTCCCTATAGCATAAATGTTGCTTCAGCCCACCGTACGCCAAAATATGTTAAAATTTGCGTGCGCGCCGCTGAAAAGCAGGGTGCAAAACTTATTATTGCGGCTGCAGGAATGTCTGCCGCCCTTCCGGGTGTTATTGCTTCAGAAACAACGTTGCCGGTAATTGGCATTCCTATGGAAGGAAAATCTTTAAACGGAATGGATGCTCTACTTTCCATCGTTCAAATGCCGGCCGGAATACCTGTGGCAACGGTAGCTTTGGGCAAACCCGGCGCTACAAATGCTGCAATTGTGGCGGCTGAGATTCTTGCTTTGAGTGATTCTGCTTTAAGAAACAAGATTTCGCTTTTTAGGAAAAAACTTGCTGAAACGATCATAAAAAAAGATAAAATACTCAAGAAAACCGGGATAGAAAAATATATAAGCGAAGCGCAAAAGAAGAAATAAATTTTAGATAAGCGGATATAATATGAAAAATTTCACAGAAAAAAGAGTTTTGATGAACAAAGATGAAATAAAGCATACGCTAAGAAGGCTTGCAAACGAGATAGTAGAAAAAAATCACGGCGTAGAAAACCTGGCTATCATTGGTATTCAAACGAGGGGTGTGCATATCGCAAAACGAATAATAGCAGAAATACAAAAAGAAAACGCTGAAGGCGACATAATATTTGGCATTTTAGACACTACCCTATACCGGGACGATTTTGAAACCCTTGAAACTCCGCCGCCTTTAAAGGAAACCGAAATTAGTTTCAACGTAAATGATAAAAAGATTATCCTGATTGACGATGTTCTTTTTACCGGAAGGTCAATAAGGGCCGCGATAGACCAGCTAATAGATTTCGGCCGCCCCAAAAATATTCAGCTTGCCGTTTTAATAGATCGAGGCCACAGGGAGCTTCCTATTGAACCTAATTTTGTGGGAAAAAAGATACCTACGGCCCGGGAAGAGCTTGTTTCTGTTGAACTTGAAGAAGTTGACGGCCAAGACAGAGTTGTATTAAAGCAGGCAAAATAGCATAATTACTATTTAGAAATCAGTAAAATTTTGATATAATAGCAAAACTTATGGAAAAAAAGGATCTGCTGGGACTTGAATACCTAGATAAAAAAGAAATAGAAACTATTTTAAATGCGGTAAGTCCTTTTAAAAACCTTTTTACCCGTTCAATAAAGAAAGTTCCTACCCTTAGAGGGAAAACAGTTGTTTCCCTTTTCTATGAACCTTCAACAAGAACACGAACTTCGTTTGAAATTGCGGCAAAAAGGCTTTCTGCGGATGTCGTAAATGTAGCCGTTGCAACTTCAAGTGTTGTAAAAGGCGAAAGCTTGATAGATACCGGAAAAACGCTTGAAGCGATGAAATCCGATTTTATCATCATTAGGCACAGTCTTGCCGGGGCCCCGGCGGTTCTTGCAAGAAATGTGAGTTCGTCAGTCATAAATGCCGGGGACGGTTTTCACGAACATCCGACTCAAGGATTATTAGATCTTTATACTATCAGAGAAAAGAAAAAAAGGATAGAGGGGCTTAAGATACTTTTAGTAGGGGACATATTACACAGCCGGGTAGCAAAATCAAACATTTGGGCTCTTACAAAACTTGGCGCAGAAGTCAGGGTTTCAGGCCCGCCTACTTTGATCCCTTCGCATATAGGCGATCTTGGCGTGAAAGTATATTATGACCTTAATGAAGCTTTAGAAGGCGTTGACGTAGTAAATATATTAAGAATTCAGCTTGAAAGGCAGCAGGAAAATCTTTTTCCATCGGTTCATGAATATATCGAGCTTTATCAGATGACCAAAGACCGCTTAAAACTTGCTAAGCCCGATGTAATGGTTATGCATCCTGGTCCCATGAACCGCGGCATAGAAATTTCTTCCGAAGTTGTTGACGGGCCGTCTTCTGTTATATATGAGCAGGTGACAAACGGGATAGCTGTACGCATGGCAGTACTTTATCTGCTTTCTGGAAAAGCAACTTCAGGAATAAAAACAAAAACAATTAAAAACAAAGAATAATAAAATTTATGAATACAATCATTAAAAACGGAAGAGTAATAGACCCTGCGGCGAATTTTGATGGGGTTGCAGATGTTTTTATATCGGGCAATAAGATTGTTGAAGTTAAGAATTTAAATGATTATAATAAAAAATATTAGATTTATTATTAGTAAATAAAATATTGGTTATTTTAAGAATAATGTAGAATAATGAATTTTAATAAATTTCTTTTTAAATATCGCAGCTATACTCCAATACCATTATTATTAATAATGCTAATTTTTTCTATGCCGTCAATTCTAAGTATCTCAATTGGATTGATGATAATGTTGTTAGGGGAAACTATACGTTTTTGGGGTGTTTCCATAGTTGGTGTAGAAACACGGGTAACTAAAACTGGAGTGGGAGCAACTAGTCTTATCACAAACGGGCCTTTTGCATATGTCCGAAATCCTCTTTATATAGGCAATATTTTATTATATGTTGGTGCATGTGTTATGTCGATGGCATTATTTCCTTGGTTGCTAATAGCAACAGTTATCGGTTCTTATGTTCAATATTATTTTATAATAAGACTAGAAGAAGAATATTTAATAAATAAATATGGTGATAAATATAAAGAATATTCAAATAATGTTTCCCGCTTTATGCCCAAATTAAGACCGTATCAAGATTTTTCATATTCTTTTGAAGTTCCAAATATAAAAGAAGGACTTACTTCTGAAAAACGCACATTGCAAGCAATTTTCGGGATAACAATTTGTATGATTTTTATATATTTTTGCAGGCATTAGATTTTAATAATATAAAAAATTTATGAGATGCGAAAAGAACAAATACTTATGAATACAATCATTAAAAATGGAAGAGTAATAGACCCGGCGGCGAATTTTGATGGTGTTGCTGATGTTTTTATATCGGGCAATAAGATTGTTGAAGTTAAGGAAAAACTGGAAAACAAAAACGGGGTTATCATAGACGCAAAAGGAAAAATAGTTGTTCCCGGGCTTATAGATATTCATACCCATTTGAGAGAACCGGGACATGAAGAAGAAGAAACAATTGCCACGGGGACAAAAGCTGCCGCGCACGGTGGAATAACAACAGTTTTTTGCATGCCGAATACCCATCCCCCGCTGGATAACGCTCCTGCGGTTGAATTTATACTTTTAAAAGCTCAGAAAGAAGGTATTGTAAATGTTTTCCCTGTCGGCTGCATAACTAAGGGTTCAATCGGCCAGGAACTTGCCGAAATGGGGATTTTGAAAAAAGCAGGAATCGTTGCCGTTTCTGATGACGGTAATCCGGTAATGAATTCTCAGGTTATGAGGAGAGGCCTAGAGTATTCTAAAATGTTCAACTTGCCCGTTATTTCACACTGCGAAGACAAAGATTTATCAAAAGGCGGGGCAATGAACGAAGGATATAATTCAATGGTTCTTGGGCTTCGCGGAATACCCAGTCAAAGCGAGGAAATAATCGTAAGCCGGGATATTATGATGGCAGAGCTTACCGGCGCGCATCTGCATATTGCCCACGTTTCAGCAGCAGGATCCGTTGAGCTCATCCGCCAGGCAAAAAAGAAAAAAATAAATGTAACTTGTGAAACCTGCCCCCATTATTTTTCGCTGACGGATGATGCCGTAAAAACTTTTGACACAAACACTAAAATGAATCCTCCTCTTCGTACTAAAGAAGATATTGATGAAATAAAAAAAGGCTTAAAAGACGGAACAATTGACTGTATAGCTTCAGATCACGCGCCTCATTCAGAGGAAGAAAAAAATAAAGAATATGATCTGGCCCCTTTCGGAATAATAGGCCTTGAAACTATGGCAAGCCTGGTTATAACAGAACTGGTTGAAACAAAAGTTTTAACGTGGAATGAGGCGATTTCAAAGCTTTCTGCAAATCCTGCAAAAATCTTTTCTTTGAAAAACAGGGGTTCAATCAAGGCGGGAAATATTGCCGATGTGACTATCATTGATCCTGCAAAAGAATACACGGTAAAAGTTTCGGACTTTTTCTCAAAAAGCAAAAATTCACCTTTTATCGGCCGCAAACTAAAAGGTGTTATGGATACAACAATAGTGGGAGGGAGAGTAGTCTGGTCACTGAAAGAACCAACGAACGATTAACCATAGTATCAAACGAAAAAATTGTTCCGGGCTATTATTCAGTTGTTTTTGAAGGGAAAAAGTTAGCCCGGTTTTCTTTTCCGGGGCAATTTTGCATGTTGTCTTTGCCGGGAGTTTTTTTACGGCGCCCTTTAAGCGTTTTTTCAATTAAGGGCAGTAAAATCGGATTTTTATACAAAATTGTTGGTACCGCAACTTCTGAATTATCAAAACTTAAAAAAGGCAGTAAAATAGATATTTTAGGGCCTTTAGGGGAATCCTATACGGCTAAAAGCGGTTTAGGTAAAAAAATTCCGCTTCTGGTTGCCGGCGGAACAGGAATAGCTTCACTGCATTTTCTGGCTCAAAAAATCGGATCATCGGGAGTTATTTTTTACGGCGCGAAGAAAAAAGCAGAATTTATCCCTTTGAAACTAAACTCTCTCAAAAAATGGAAAATACAATTTTCTACGGAAGATGGTTCTAAGGGATACAAAGGTTTAATAACCGATTATCTTGAAAAATTCTTAACCCAAAATAAAGGCAAAGAGTATGTTGTTTTCTCTTGCGGGCCGAATTCAATGCTTAAGAAAGTTGCTCAAATTTGCAAGTCCCACAATATTGAAGGATATGTTTCTCTTGAAGAGATGATGGCCTGCGGTGTTGGGAATTGCCAGGGCTGTGCAGTTCGTTCAGGTAATACATACAAAATGGTTTGTAAAGACGGTCCGGTGTTCAATGTCAACGATATAGAGCTGTAGGACAGTTGGACTCTTCTGCACTAAACCGATAAGCTCGAAAAAAAATGAAAGAAAAAATTGATTTATCAGTTGAAATAGCTGGTGTCAAACTAAAGAATCCTGTCATTGCCGCGTCGGGAACCTTTGGTTATGGTGACGAAATAACTGACCTTATTGACGTTTCAAAATTAGGCGCGGTTGTTACAAAAACCATCACACTTGAACCCAGATCCGGAAATCCTGTCCCGCGGCTTGCAGAAACTGCAAGCGGGCTGCTAAATACTATCGGATTGCAAAATGTCGGCGTTCAAAAGTTCCTTAAAGAAAAGTGGGAAGATCTCCGTAAACTTGGTGTACCGGTAGTTGTAAGTATTGCGGGCGAGACTGCGCAGGAATATGTAGAAGTTGTAAAAATATTAGAAGAAGTTGTGGGAATTGCGGCAATAGAATTAAATCTATCTTGTCCGAATGTCAGCAAAAGGATTATTTGTAAGGACTCAAGCCTTGTTGAAGAAATAATCAGCCA includes:
- the purD gene encoding phosphoribosylamine--glycine ligase — its product is MYKKRVLVIGSGGREHALVWKIAQSPKVEKVFCAPGNPGIQSLAECVLLKIDDFACLEKFVKDNKIDLTVVGPEAPLASGIVDYFNEKGLKIFGPNRTAAKFESSKAFAKNFMRKYGIPTASFNNFKNYENALNFINNYTSENKLVVKADGLAAGKGVIICDNKSVAKEAINRIMKEKVFGDAGKEIVIEEFLDGEEASLQIFLDSKNYLLMLSAQDHKRANDGDKGPNTGGMGAYSPAPIIDEKTIKLIEKQIIKPFIKGLKEEGIDYRGVLYIGLMIVKGNPFVVEFNCRFGDPETQVVLPLMKSDIVEIMESTISATLDKQNLEWYNSTATCVVIASGGYPGDYKKGFEIKGLDTAQKIKDVMIFHAGTSYSSGKIVNSGGRVLGVTGIGKNISESVKKAYEGVSEISFEGMHFRKDIARRALIKS
- the purE gene encoding 5-(carboxyamino)imidazole ribonucleotide mutase; its protein translation is MKKMKPKKQNKKTKKFSIKGAGRNSANPENYYRKPKNRGIKVAIIVGSDSDLPVIQLTAKALEDFSIPYSINVASAHRTPKYVKICVRAAEKQGAKLIIAAAGMSAALPGVIASETTLPVIGIPMEGKSLNGMDALLSIVQMPAGIPVATVALGKPGATNAAIVAAEILALSDSALRNKISLFRKKLAETIIKKDKILKKTGIEKYISEAQKKK
- a CDS encoding dihydroorotase, producing the protein MNTIIKNGRVIDPAANFDGVADVFISGNKIVEVKEKLENKNGVIIDAKGKIVVPGLIDIHTHLREPGHEEEETIATGTKAAAHGGITTVFCMPNTHPPLDNAPAVEFILLKAQKEGIVNVFPVGCITKGSIGQELAEMGILKKAGIVAVSDDGNPVMNSQVMRRGLEYSKMFNLPVISHCEDKDLSKGGAMNEGYNSMVLGLRGIPSQSEEIIVSRDIMMAELTGAHLHIAHVSAAGSVELIRQAKKKKINVTCETCPHYFSLTDDAVKTFDTNTKMNPPLRTKEDIDEIKKGLKDGTIDCIASDHAPHSEEEKNKEYDLAPFGIIGLETMASLVITELVETKVLTWNEAISKLSANPAKIFSLKNRGSIKAGNIADVTIIDPAKEYTVKVSDFFSKSKNSPFIGRKLKGVMDTTIVGGRVVWSLKEPTND
- a CDS encoding isoprenylcysteine carboxylmethyltransferase family protein, which encodes MNFNKFLFKYRSYTPIPLLLIMLIFSMPSILSISIGLMIMLLGETIRFWGVSIVGVETRVTKTGVGATSLITNGPFAYVRNPLYIGNILLYVGACVMSMALFPWLLIATVIGSYVQYYFIIRLEEEYLINKYGDKYKEYSNNVSRFMPKLRPYQDFSYSFEVPNIKEGLTSEKRTLQAIFGITICMIFIYFCRH
- a CDS encoding dihydroorotate dehydrogenase electron transfer subunit, with amino-acid sequence MLSLPGVFLRRPLSVFSIKGSKIGFLYKIVGTATSELSKLKKGSKIDILGPLGESYTAKSGLGKKIPLLVAGGTGIASLHFLAQKIGSSGVIFYGAKKKAEFIPLKLNSLKKWKIQFSTEDGSKGYKGLITDYLEKFLTQNKGKEYVVFSCGPNSMLKKVAQICKSHNIEGYVSLEEMMACGVGNCQGCAVRSGNTYKMVCKDGPVFNVNDIEL
- the pyrR gene encoding bifunctional pyr operon transcriptional regulator/uracil phosphoribosyltransferase PyrR; this translates as MKNFTEKRVLMNKDEIKHTLRRLANEIVEKNHGVENLAIIGIQTRGVHIAKRIIAEIQKENAEGDIIFGILDTTLYRDDFETLETPPPLKETEISFNVNDKKIILIDDVLFTGRSIRAAIDQLIDFGRPKNIQLAVLIDRGHRELPIEPNFVGKKIPTAREELVSVELEEVDGQDRVVLKQAK
- a CDS encoding dihydroorotate dehydrogenase gives rise to the protein MKEKIDLSVEIAGVKLKNPVIAASGTFGYGDEITDLIDVSKLGAVVTKTITLEPRSGNPVPRLAETASGLLNTIGLQNVGVQKFLKEKWEDLRKLGVPVVVSIAGETAQEYVEVVKILEEVVGIAAIELNLSCPNVSKRIICKDSSLVEEIISQISRISKVPIIAKLSAQVDDLVYLSVLAEKSGAKALSLVNTFPGMAIDVKSWKPKLSTVTGGLSGPAIKPLALKCVWEVFGKVNIPIIGGGGISTAEDALEFFLAGANAVSVGTANFIDPMNPIKILNGLEEYFKSRKILKMQEIVGKLKVEE
- a CDS encoding aspartate carbamoyltransferase catalytic subunit, whose translation is MEKKDLLGLEYLDKKEIETILNAVSPFKNLFTRSIKKVPTLRGKTVVSLFYEPSTRTRTSFEIAAKRLSADVVNVAVATSSVVKGESLIDTGKTLEAMKSDFIIIRHSLAGAPAVLARNVSSSVINAGDGFHEHPTQGLLDLYTIREKKKRIEGLKILLVGDILHSRVAKSNIWALTKLGAEVRVSGPPTLIPSHIGDLGVKVYYDLNEALEGVDVVNILRIQLERQQENLFPSVHEYIELYQMTKDRLKLAKPDVMVMHPGPMNRGIEISSEVVDGPSSVIYEQVTNGIAVRMAVLYLLSGKATSGIKTKTIKNKE